TGATCATATGATTGCAAAGGAGCTGCAGTACAAAATAAAACTGTGATATTTACATGGAACAGCAAGGCACTCTGCCTGTTGCATCAAGTATATCGCACCAGGATCTGATTCCCTGTAAGCAGCCATAATTTTAACCGTGCTTTGGCGAGTCTCGTCGTTAAAGTGAAGATTACGCCATTGGTAACCAAGAATCCTGAAATTCCCATCATGTTCATGCCCTGGATATATCTTTTCATACCTCTTTTGAAGCCAATTCTCTGTTCTTGCCCAATAACAATTTTCCTGTCAAAAGAAATCATCTTCTCATTTCtactaataaaaaaattctaacAGAAACCCATTTCTAGTGGAAATATCACGTCCcataacaaaaacaacaacatctcaatcccaaactagttagcatcagctatatgaatcctcaataTCCCCATTTCCCTCCATGTGGACTCCATTCCCATAATTTGCATTTCCAGAGACTTTTAGGAGTGTGtacacagagagagagagagagagagagagagagagagagagagagagttaagAGTCCCACATCAGATATGGGATGGGTAATTGGTCTCCATATATCGACTTGGATTATCCTCGCCCCATGAGCTaacttttggggttgagttaggcccaagatcCATTCTACACACAACGTTCAGCTTCCAGACAATTGGCCTGCTCCTATACTCTTCCCCACTAAAGTACAAAGCAGGGTTCACCAGCTGGATTCAAAATTGTACTTACAACACATCCAGCATTGTACCACCTTTATTATAGAAATCAAAGCCTTAGtattgaaattaataaaaaaatataagggagaaaatataaaagataaaaggataaagttgttggtcaaaccaaaatggcttttaagccaaaaaaagtTAGGATTGAGCAACTTCTtgcttttgacttattttaagtaatttttaacttaatttaagctgCTTTCTATTTTTGCCAAACACTcgaaataagttaaaaatgacttataaggTGATTTgatcaacttataagccaatccaaacgggctcttataGTAGCTCTCTTTAGCTAAAAAATGAGCATATTCAACTATTTATCGTAGTTAGAACTTTGAAGTTCTTGAAATACTACATAAGAGGATTGGGAAAATTACAGCCaaataccattcggccatgttatttacaaaatatgtacacatTGTATTGGATAGATAGGTGTATAAAGGGAGAGAAAGAACTGAACTGGTCGGGAAGAAGGGAAAGCAACGACAGAAACGACGCCGTTTCCCTTATCGGAAACTGATCGGAAAACAGTGTGTCCATCGGAAGTAGAGTTCCACCATTCAGATGAATAAAACCAGTCGCCTTCATCTTCTATACTTTCTCGTATTGCTGTTGATAAACGCCTTAGCTGCTGCAATGGCCAAATCCGTTTCCTTAAATTTAACATTTCTCTAAAACCCTTTCTAAACCCCCCTACGGAAATTTCGGGTCCTTTTTAAAGGGTCATTATATACCCGATAAATTGTTCAAATTTATCTTACTAATGTAGAAAATGTACTATTCAATTTATGTAAACATATTATTATTTGGGGAATCTAcgagttgattttttttatcatgttttctttatattttttctaaattatttgatttataaattatcatgatttatattactttttatgtagtttctaaatatataaattttatttttacaaatttgaaaaatatatatcaaaatttacgatcaaagttataaagtttgaccctcgtactccaaaaaagttcacataaattgaaatgaagggAGTATTAGGTTTACTCTTTAGGTTCGAGGGTAAATATaagataagtttttttttttcttctttttaacaGTATCTTTTCAATTATTACTCAAGTCAAAGGTAAGTACCTGAGAAATAATTGAACTAGATATAGAAACAACCGCCGCCCTAGCTAAAGCATGAGCAACTTGATTCTTAGAGAAACAAACATTAATTGAAAATCTTTAATTAGTGTCTTACAatcataaatattatttgaaatgtttcaTTCGAGAGCTTGACGAACTAGCTGATTATTTGTCTCAATCACCACACAACTATTAGCAAAGCCGATCTTAATTAGTTGAGAGCTTCCTGGACGCTCATAATCACAGCAACTAAGTACTTTATTTAAAAACCTTGATTGCCCGCCAATGAAATCTCCGCTTCTGAGTTCAAAGTATTTttaataatagaaaaatatttttaacatttttctTTGCATAATTTATTCTATTTCTTTAGGATGTCCCTGAGAGTAATTCttttttacatataatacgtttATGCCAGATCAAGAATATTAGTATATAATATTTGATAAATTACTATGATCTATTAGGGTCTTATGACGATGAAATATCCTCTTGGGCACGTCTGATTATTTGTTTAGCAGAAAAATGTATCGTACTTCAAATTGTTGacaaaagatttaaaagaaCCCATGTTTGCACTAGTGGTAAATGGCCAACTGAAATTCAAACTCTTAATCTTATTGTTTAACTATGGCcttttggccatgaaaatctaCTTGGGCACGTTTATCTTTTACAATTAGAGAAGTTTTTCCCCTATTTAAAAAGTATATTGATTCCAAAAACTGTGAATATTACTGCTATAACATTGGGTGTGAGTTCATCTGCTCCAATTAtagtagacatgtgtatatgctCATACCCGTGCTTATAGAACGTGGTATGCTTCCTTAGAGAAATTGTTTGGTGCACATGAGCAGTGACTTGAACAACATCGTCTTAAAGAGAGTGAACATAACAAATAAAGGGATGAATTTTCAATATTAATGCACAGACCAAAACCATATCTAAGTTGATTCAATTTAAAGGGCATCATGTACATCTCCTGAGGGGAAAACGAACATTCATTTATAAGTTGAAAGAATTCAGTTAGTCTCGTATTTGAGTCGGTACTAAGGATATAAACTGCCATACAAGAAACACGTGTGCTTGAGTTGCCTGTGTTACTTCTGAGACTGCATCAACTTGTACTGGGATTATTCACCTAATACAGACTTTCAACACATGATTTTGTGTCATAttccagaaaagaaaaaagatgcaTCCTCAATGGCATAACCTCCAACACTGTTGATTATCAGTTTTGACATCTAACTTTAAATGATTGGTTATAAGATTAACAAATTTCTTCATTCATCTTCTTTCCGCTACAATAGATAAAAGTTGCccaagaagagagaaaacagAGAGGAATTGATAACAGGAAACAGCAGAGCTATTGAAAAGAACAAGGCAACAAAGACACTCAAAATCTATTCATCCTAAATGGAAATAAAGTCATGAAAACTGTCGTAACCCCAAACTGGGACTGACACCTTTATTAGTGAGAATTTACACCGGTGATTTAGCTCATACTTCCCAAGCAGACATATTTCATCTCTAAATATTCATCCATCCCGTATTTAGAACCTTCACGGCCAAGACCTGATTGTTTCACGCCTCCAAATGGAGCTACCTCAGTTGAAACTAGTCCTTCATTAACTCCAACGATTCCATATTCAAGAGCTTCAGTGACACGCCAAGCTCTTCTAATATTTGTTGAGAATATATAAGCAGCTAAACCTGCATTAGTGTCATTAGCCATATGGATTGCTTCTTCATCTGTTTTGAACTTCAATAGAGGGGCAACAGGTCCAAATACTTCCTCCCTCGCCAAGAGCATCTCATTATTAACTCCAGTTACGACTGTAGGCTCGTAGAAGGTCATGCCAAGGCTATGTCTCTTTCCCCCAACAAGCACACTGGCTCCTTTTGAAATAGCATCTTCTACAAAAGATTCAACCTTCTGTACTGCTGCTTCATTAATTAAAGGGCCTTGCTCTACACCTTCACTGAAACCATCTCCAACTTTCATGCTTTGGACAGCTTTTGCAAAAGCATTTGCGAATTTATCATATATCCCTTCTTGCACCAGTATTCTATTGGCACATACACATGTTTGTCCAGTGTTACGGAACTTTGTTGCAAGAGCTCCTTTAATAGCTACTTCAAGGTCTGCGTCATCAAAAATGATGCAAGGTGCATTGCCTCCTAGCTCAAGAGATACCTTTTTAACAGTGGCAGCAGCACCTTCCATCAATTTTTTCCCAACCTTGGTCGAACCTGTGAATGTAATTTTTCTAACCTGTGGGCTCGCAAGCAGTGCGTCTCCAATATCAGGTGCATttcccataacaacattcaccaCGCCCGGTGGTATACCAGCTTGAATGGAGAGTTCAGCTGCTGCTAAAGCAGTCAAGGGAGTGAGTTCAGACGGTTTTATCACCACCGTACAACCACAAGCAAGAGCAGGGCCTATCTTTCGGGTAATCATAGCCAAGGGAAAATTCCATGGTGTAATTGCACCAACAACACCAACTGGTTGCTTTAAGACAAATAATCGTCTATCTGCTAACGGTGATGGAATGATGTCACCATATATACGTTTACCCTCTTCAGCGGAGAACTCAATAAAACCAGCCCCGTAACTAACTTCACCAATGGCCTCTTTTAGAGGTTTCCCTTGCTCTAGTGTCATAAGCTGTCCAAGTTCCTCCTTGTGGGCCATTAGCAAATCATACCACTTCCTTAATAATTTGCTCCTTTCCGCAGCAGTAGTTTTGCTCCAAGAACTAAATGCATCATAGGCAGAAGAAATTGCATCGTTCGTCTCCCTTCTACCCATGCATGGAACATCTGTTATTAGCTCCCCTGTTGCAGGATTGTGGACCTTTATAGTCTTCCCGTCATATGAATCAACCCATTTCCCTCCAATAAGAGCCTGACTCCGCAACAATCCAGATCTGTTCAGCTTAGCAGCAAAACTTTGTGTTTCTGTCGTCATCAGACGCACTGGACCTGAAAGTGAGGAACGATATAACATCGCACCAGCAGAAAGTGCCATTCTGGTATGCCCACGAATCATTTGTATCAGGGCCCCCGAATTCCAACTACAAGCATCCAAATGAATAAACTGAGGAAATTAAATCAACATCACCCCAAAAGTGGGAAAAAGGCAAAGATGAGATGGGGAAGAGGGATTGTAATGCCTCTAAGTTATATTGCTTCCCAGTTTCCTAATGTTTAAGAAAATTATACAATTTTATGCTTTCACTTACAAAAACAATGCAACAAGCCAACAAGAGAAAGGGAGAGAGACAGAGCTTAATGGAGTTGTAAATTCACCAATTGTTGCATGTTCCATTTAAAAGTATCTATTAGCATGCACAAATCCAGTTCCCCAACCAatcagaaaaacaaaagaataaagCCATCATATGTAAGTCCCCACGATATCCAGTGTCAAATACAAATTGTGGGGCGTATCTAgcattaaaaaatatatagaacGAGCTATTACGTGCAAACAATGGAAATTCAATCTCCACAGGCTTATTACCTAAATGGCAATTGGCACATTTAATACGTGGTAAGCGTAGTCGTTTCTCGTGGGTTTTCAACACATGGTCACTAAACTTCACACACTGTATTAGCAAAGTCACAAAACTATTCTTTTGTTTCATTAAAATCACCGTACTAGGAGTCTTGGAGTAACCGGTAAAGTTGatgccatgtgaccaggaggtcgCGCATTCAAGCCATGGAGTTAGCCTACGTAAGGTAAGGCTGAGTACAATAGACTTTTGTGGTCTGACCCTTCCTCCGGAatccgcgcatagcgggagcttagtgaaCCGGgctgtctcttttttttttttttttccttttatcagAAAATAAACTCATCAAAAAGTCAAATTTCTGGGTGAAATTCAGTGACCATGTGCCCCTCAAATTACCTAAACTGAATTTCGAAATTAGAAGTTAAGATACAACAATACTCCAGCTAATCGATCAGTCGAGTTCTCAAGCAACCCCAACCCACAAAAAGTTAAGATTCACTTATTCCACCTTTTGACAAAGACATAAAAAACGTGCCTTTTCAAATGGTATTCAAGAATCTTAACACCAATATTACCACACATGGAAAAGCATAAacaagccttttttttttttgcaagaatCGGATTACAACAGCAGAGAAACAAATGACAAATATGAAATTAAGATAAATTTAGAATAGAAACTAACCTTTTTTTGAGGTTGGATAAATGGGAGATCTACCACGGATGCGACAGTGAGAAGAGAGTGTGATGGAACCCTATATGAGAGATAGTACCTAAATAATCAGCACAACCAATCATAGTTATGTTATGTGTGTTCTATTTTTGCCACGTAGGTGTTTATAATGGTCCACTCcactttctctctcctctcccaAATAATCTCTACTTTGTTAAAAAAAGATATCGACTgttaaattatttgaaacagTAATAAATCCAATGTATTTGGTGGATGTCTATTGACTATTCAATGAATGGTTTATTTATACATGTACCTAATTAATACTATTAGATTtaatactagttatgtgagccATGTCTTGGCCCAAACTCAacatataaaagtagatattttggtaaagaaatataatttgtgttagtaaatgtgtaaaacaacaacaacaacaacaaccatatacccattgtagtctcacaagtgggtagttatataaagcaaaattttcattccattcctttaatattttaacttccattttgatgaaattatttaattcaaatcaaatttggaaccgagaatttgacattataacttatgtatcctaattttacgaagttatttagttctaaataaataatttatacatagttaatgaacttttaagaaaaatacataatttaacttgtgcggcGAGATGGAGCTGCCCTCTCTTAATCgaggattaggggttcgaacatggatatggaaaaaaaatctttggaggaagcgctcccccgaATAAAGCGATGCGgtgcgaattatctggattaattgggctcaaatgcggatatcgagcaccaatcagaaaatctaagaacgtgaaaaatgaggtaggaggttcgatagcttttgaaaagtagactttaaaaacaaaaacaaaaacaaaaaaattaacttaaataaataagattaggacctaaaagttattaattaaaaagttttaaaaaaatttgaaaattattctgaggactacaaaagtccctgtGTTcgatttttgaaaagtagactttaaaaacaaaaaacaaaaaaaattgacttaaataaataagattaggatataaaaggaattaattaaaaagtttttaaaaaattaggaaattattgtgaggactacaaaagtcctcacatttgctcttatatataatagtaatttgTAATTTATGAATGATTTTCCATCCGTGTACTACCTTTTGCATAAGGGTGTCAGTGGG
This portion of the Lycium ferocissimum isolate CSIRO_LF1 chromosome 1, AGI_CSIRO_Lferr_CH_V1, whole genome shotgun sequence genome encodes:
- the LOC132039128 gene encoding succinate-semialdehyde dehydrogenase, mitochondrial gives rise to the protein MIRGHTRMALSAGAMLYRSSLSGPVRLMTTETQSFAAKLNRSGLLRSQALIGGKWVDSYDGKTIKVHNPATGELITDVPCMGRRETNDAISSAYDAFSSWSKTTAAERSKLLRKWYDLLMAHKEELGQLMTLEQGKPLKEAIGEVSYGAGFIEFSAEEGKRIYGDIIPSPLADRRLFVLKQPVGVVGAITPWNFPLAMITRKIGPALACGCTVVIKPSELTPLTALAAAELSIQAGIPPGVVNVVMGNAPDIGDALLASPQVRKITFTGSTKVGKKLMEGAAATVKKVSLELGGNAPCIIFDDADLEVAIKGALATKFRNTGQTCVCANRILVQEGIYDKFANAFAKAVQSMKVGDGFSEGVEQGPLINEAAVQKVESFVEDAISKGASVLVGGKRHSLGMTFYEPTVVTGVNNEMLLAREEVFGPVAPLLKFKTDEEAIHMANDTNAGLAAYIFSTNIRRAWRVTEALEYGIVGVNEGLVSTEVAPFGGVKQSGLGREGSKYGMDEYLEMKYVCLGSMS